From Sphingopyxis sp. USTB-05, the proteins below share one genomic window:
- a CDS encoding HIG1 domain-containing protein, whose protein sequence is MEILLIIGVVIAAGFVLFSLARGLFYFSQGHRAQVDGTAHENQVMQNKMMMSRVKWQAITIILLVLIGLFAAGK, encoded by the coding sequence ATGGAAATCCTGCTCATCATTGGCGTCGTAATTGCCGCCGGCTTCGTCCTCTTCTCGCTAGCGCGGGGGCTCTTCTATTTCTCGCAAGGCCACCGCGCCCAGGTGGACGGCACGGCGCACGAGAATCAGGTGATGCAGAACAAGATGATGATGTCGCGCGTGAAGTGGCAGGCGATCACGATCATCCTGCTCGTGCTGATCGGCCTCTTCGCCGCCGGGAAATAA
- a CDS encoding cob(I)yrinic acid a,c-diamide adenosyltransferase, whose product MVKLNKIYTRTGDDGTTGLVDGSRVAKSDALMAAIGDVDEANSAIGIAVAALDPASDEAAMLARIQNEMFDLGADLATPPDIQFGFGPHEMALRIVPSQIARLEDEIDGMNDALDALKSFILPGGTEAAARLHLARAVTRRAERAAVAAGTARDLNPIALNYLNRLSDHLFVLTRHLNAAAGGDILWKPGATR is encoded by the coding sequence ATGGTCAAGCTCAACAAGATCTACACGCGTACCGGCGACGACGGCACCACCGGGCTTGTCGACGGTTCGCGCGTTGCCAAATCGGACGCGCTGATGGCGGCGATTGGCGACGTCGATGAAGCGAACAGCGCGATCGGCATTGCCGTTGCGGCGCTCGACCCGGCAAGCGACGAAGCCGCGATGCTCGCGCGCATCCAGAACGAAATGTTCGACCTCGGCGCCGACCTTGCGACTCCGCCCGACATCCAGTTCGGTTTCGGCCCGCACGAAATGGCGCTGCGCATCGTGCCGAGCCAGATCGCGCGGCTCGAGGACGAGATCGACGGTATGAACGATGCGCTGGATGCGCTCAAAAGCTTCATTCTGCCCGGCGGCACCGAAGCCGCGGCGCGGCTGCACCTCGCCCGCGCGGTGACGCGCCGCGCCGAGCGTGCCGCGGTCGCCGCGGGTACGGCGCGCGACCTCAACCCGATCGCGCTCAATTATCTCAATCGCCTGTCGGATCATCTCTTCGTGCTTACGCGGCACCTCAACGCCGCGGCGGGCGGCGACATATTGTGGAAACCCGGCGCGACGCGCTGA
- the egtB gene encoding ergothioneine biosynthesis protein EgtB — translation MASRTDASPTTDMLDSLTQRFAATRRLSLDLTATLSDADASAQSMPDASPAKWHLAHTTWFFETFVLRDHVPGYRLFDERYPFLFNSYYESEGPRHARPHRGLLTRPSLDEVCIWRAHVDAAVQTALPDLPASVSALVELGIHHEQQHQELLLTDLKHLFAQNPLGPAVWETRIASEVTQFSAMKWIRGGDGVAALGHGGAGFAFDCEGPRHDALLTPHALANRPVSNGEWQEFIADGGYHTPSLWLSDGWAWVQAGDIEAPAYWQDGQNFTLSGWQDIDPVAPVTHISFFEADAFASWAGARLPTEQEWEAAAALFDPHGGQQLDVAGPVQPAASADDTGLQQMFGSVWEWTGSAYRPYPGFRAAPGAVGEYNGKFMSGQFVLRGGSCATPRGHLRPSYRNFFYPHQRWQFTGVRLAKDL, via the coding sequence ATGGCCAGCCGAACCGATGCTTCGCCGACGACCGATATGCTGGATAGCCTGACGCAGCGCTTCGCCGCGACGCGGCGGCTGTCGCTCGATCTGACCGCGACACTCTCCGACGCCGACGCGAGCGCGCAGTCGATGCCCGACGCGTCGCCTGCCAAATGGCATCTTGCGCATACGACCTGGTTCTTCGAAACCTTCGTCCTGCGCGATCATGTTCCGGGCTACCGCCTCTTCGACGAGCGCTATCCTTTCCTCTTCAACAGCTATTATGAGTCAGAGGGGCCGCGCCACGCGCGCCCGCATCGCGGCCTGCTGACGCGCCCGTCGCTCGATGAGGTCTGCATCTGGCGCGCGCATGTCGATGCCGCCGTCCAGACCGCGTTGCCTGATCTTCCGGCCAGCGTATCGGCGCTCGTCGAACTCGGGATCCATCATGAGCAACAGCATCAGGAACTGCTGCTCACCGATCTCAAGCACCTCTTCGCGCAAAACCCGCTCGGACCCGCCGTATGGGAAACGCGAATCGCGAGTGAAGTTACGCAGTTTTCCGCGATGAAGTGGATCAGGGGCGGCGATGGCGTGGCCGCGCTCGGGCATGGCGGCGCCGGTTTCGCCTTCGACTGCGAAGGCCCTCGCCATGATGCGCTGCTGACCCCGCACGCGCTCGCCAACCGTCCGGTGAGCAATGGGGAGTGGCAGGAATTCATCGCCGACGGCGGCTATCACACCCCGTCGCTCTGGCTTAGCGACGGTTGGGCGTGGGTACAGGCCGGCGATATCGAGGCGCCCGCCTATTGGCAGGATGGGCAAAACTTCACCCTGTCGGGCTGGCAGGATATCGACCCCGTCGCGCCCGTCACGCACATCAGCTTTTTCGAGGCCGACGCCTTTGCGAGTTGGGCCGGCGCGCGCCTCCCGACCGAGCAGGAATGGGAAGCCGCGGCGGCCCTCTTCGATCCGCATGGCGGGCAGCAACTCGACGTCGCGGGGCCGGTTCAGCCAGCGGCGTCGGCCGATGACACCGGCTTGCAACAGATGTTCGGCAGCGTGTGGGAATGGACCGGCAGCGCTTATCGCCCCTATCCCGGCTTCCGCGCCGCGCCCGGCGCGGTCGGCGAATATAATGGCAAGTTCATGAGCGGTCAGTTCGTGCTGCGCGGCGGCAGTTGCGCGACCCCGCGCGGCCATCTGCGTCCCTCCTACCGCAATTTCTTCTACCCCCACCAGCGCTGGCAGTTCACCGGCGTGCGGCTCGCAAAGGATCTTTGA
- the egtD gene encoding L-histidine N(alpha)-methyltransferase, whose amino-acid sequence MGVVRNLRQVSADDAGVDIAFRADVHAGLAQRQKAIPARWFYDATGSALFEDITALPEYYPTRSETDLLTRHAADIAGAIGPGRAVVELGSGSSTKTPLLLDAIEPAAYVPVDISGDFLRDSAEALAARFPGLAIYPVEADFTQRVTMPDEIADLPKLGFFPGSTIGNMVARTAVDLLRNWRCALGEESLLLIGIDRIKDVATLELAYDDPAGVTAAFNLNLLERINRELGGDIPVANFSHRAIWDDIHARIEMHLVAACDMEFTIDGRLYAMAKGETIHSENSHKYGPRDANLLLRASGWTPLATWDDADPAFALILAEATEFRSAP is encoded by the coding sequence ATGGGCGTTGTGCGCAACCTTCGTCAGGTTTCGGCCGATGACGCCGGCGTCGACATCGCCTTCCGCGCTGACGTCCACGCGGGCCTCGCGCAAAGGCAAAAAGCGATTCCGGCGCGCTGGTTTTACGACGCGACGGGCTCGGCATTGTTCGAGGATATCACCGCGCTCCCCGAATATTATCCGACGCGTAGCGAGACCGACCTGCTCACTCGCCACGCCGCCGACATCGCCGGGGCCATCGGTCCCGGCCGCGCGGTCGTCGAGCTCGGTTCGGGCAGCTCGACCAAGACGCCCTTGCTTCTCGATGCGATCGAACCCGCGGCCTATGTGCCGGTCGATATTTCGGGTGACTTCCTGCGCGACAGCGCAGAGGCTCTTGCGGCACGTTTTCCAGGCCTCGCAATCTATCCGGTAGAGGCCGATTTCACCCAGCGCGTGACCATGCCCGACGAAATCGCTGATCTGCCTAAGCTCGGCTTTTTTCCGGGCAGCACGATCGGCAACATGGTCGCGCGCACTGCGGTCGACCTGCTGCGTAACTGGCGCTGTGCGCTCGGCGAAGAATCGCTCCTCCTGATTGGGATCGACCGGATCAAGGATGTGGCGACTCTCGAACTCGCCTATGATGACCCCGCCGGCGTGACCGCGGCGTTCAACCTCAATCTGCTCGAACGGATCAATCGCGAGCTTGGCGGCGATATCCCGGTCGCGAATTTCAGCCATCGCGCGATATGGGATGACATCCATGCCCGCATCGAGATGCATCTCGTCGCGGCGTGCGACATGGAATTCACGATCGACGGCCGCCTTTATGCGATGGCGAAAGGCGAGACGATCCATAGCGAGAACAGCCACAAATACGGCCCGCGCGACGCCAATCTTCTCCTGCGTGCATCGGGCTGGACCCCGCTCGCGACATGGGACGATGCCGATCCCGCCTTCGCCCTGATCCTCGCCGAAGCGACGGAGTTCCGCTCCGCCCCCTGA